Proteins encoded within one genomic window of Empedobacter falsenii:
- a CDS encoding SusC/RagA family TonB-linked outer membrane protein, whose protein sequence is MKIFYFKLNRHTISVLLGLVCATPLFAQTGKTVTGTVKDHNHLLSGVVVTEEGTQNSVQTDANGYYSLILEHDDAKLIFEQLDFPIREEEVLNRSVINVSFIKEDDGIQLKDVVINAGYYAVKDKERTGSIARVTAKEIENQPVNSVLDALQGRVPGLEITSTSGTPGGGYTIRIRGQNSIAAGNNPLFIVDGVPFDTNSMGDTSTSAQIFYGSTINPLNYIDPQSIESIEVLKDADATAIYGSRGANGVLLITTKKGKATKTSISIDASTTVINPTKFPKLLNTEQYLEIRKKAFANDGITTYPTIAYDINGTWDQTRYTDWQKLLIGNTAFNHNIRTSINGGNEQTNFMIGANVMKESSVFYGNYAYNKFSFFSTLNHKTANNKLKLQWTTNYGQDKNYLPVQDLTRIARTLVPNAPRLFNEDGSLNWENNTWTNPLAALNASYRNNTRNLNTNLNTSYLLMDNIVLRSNVGYNRSDLDDSQLNPHTIRNPSFGATSQQSNMTKNSGQHEGWLIEPQLDANFNLTASSKLSVLIGGTLNSQTTTKLVIMASGFTDNQLMNVLSAAKNVTIYKDTEEQYKYAALYGRVNYNLHEKYFFNLTGRRDGSSRFGPNHRFANFGAVGAAWLFSKESFLREVSWLSFGKLRGSYGVTGNDQIGDYQYLNTYNISQNGYDGNILLTTARLYNPDFSWEKNKKLEFALETAFLKNRINLTLNYYQNRSNNQLVGYSLPAITGFTSIQANLNAVVENKGWEMDLQVVPIKSAKFNWSTSFNLTIPKNRLVAFDGLENTSYANMYVIGKSLNSKKMYHLQRINPTTGLYEFTDYNGDGKITAIEDKQQVVSLDPSFYGGFSNSVSYENFNIELFFQFVKKKGFNEFYGTTMPGTMNNQPASVLNQFPNGVIQNYSSGSNSAATVAYSNFNNSDAMVTDTSFIRLKNVSLSYKLPLSKNQSNQYVIYVQGQNVWTLSKYKYGDPEQTTGFLPPLRRISIGFKANF, encoded by the coding sequence ATGAAAATATTTTACTTTAAACTCAATAGGCATACAATAAGTGTGCTATTGGGATTGGTTTGTGCTACACCCCTATTTGCACAAACAGGAAAAACCGTGACTGGAACGGTGAAAGATCATAACCATTTGCTCTCTGGCGTGGTAGTAACAGAAGAAGGTACACAGAATAGTGTGCAAACTGATGCGAATGGATACTATTCGCTAATCTTAGAGCATGATGATGCAAAGCTAATTTTCGAGCAATTGGACTTCCCTATTCGTGAAGAAGAGGTATTGAATAGAAGCGTGATAAATGTGAGTTTCATAAAAGAAGATGACGGGATTCAGCTAAAAGACGTGGTGATAAATGCGGGATACTATGCTGTAAAGGACAAAGAACGTACGGGGTCTATTGCTCGTGTAACGGCTAAGGAAATAGAGAATCAACCCGTGAATTCTGTTTTAGATGCTTTGCAAGGTCGTGTTCCTGGTTTAGAGATTACATCAACTTCTGGAACTCCTGGAGGCGGTTATACCATTCGGATAAGAGGCCAAAATAGTATTGCTGCGGGGAATAACCCTCTATTTATAGTAGATGGTGTTCCATTTGATACCAATTCGATGGGAGATACTTCAACCTCAGCACAAATCTTTTATGGGTCAACTATAAATCCTTTAAATTATATCGATCCACAATCTATAGAATCTATCGAAGTTTTGAAAGATGCAGATGCTACTGCTATTTATGGATCTCGGGGAGCCAATGGTGTACTATTGATTACCACTAAGAAAGGAAAAGCGACTAAAACAAGTATTTCTATAGATGCTTCTACCACAGTTATTAACCCTACTAAGTTTCCTAAACTACTTAATACAGAACAATATCTAGAAATAAGGAAAAAAGCCTTTGCAAACGATGGTATAACGACGTATCCTACTATAGCCTACGACATAAATGGAACATGGGATCAGACCAGATATACGGATTGGCAAAAACTACTTATTGGGAATACAGCTTTCAATCACAACATTCGTACGTCTATAAATGGTGGAAATGAGCAAACTAATTTTATGATAGGTGCCAATGTAATGAAAGAGTCTTCTGTTTTCTATGGGAATTATGCGTACAATAAATTCAGCTTTTTTTCGACACTAAACCATAAAACAGCGAATAACAAACTAAAATTGCAATGGACAACTAATTATGGACAGGATAAAAACTATTTACCTGTACAAGATTTGACAAGGATTGCAAGAACACTTGTTCCAAATGCTCCGCGGTTGTTTAATGAAGATGGTAGCTTAAATTGGGAAAACAATACTTGGACAAATCCACTTGCGGCACTCAATGCTAGTTACCGCAATAATACACGTAATCTAAATACAAATCTAAATACAAGTTATCTGTTGATGGATAATATTGTTTTACGATCTAATGTAGGGTACAATCGATCAGATTTAGATGATAGTCAACTTAATCCACATACCATTCGCAATCCTTCTTTTGGTGCTACAAGTCAACAATCTAACATGACTAAAAATTCTGGTCAACATGAAGGGTGGTTAATAGAACCCCAATTGGATGCTAATTTTAATTTAACTGCTTCGAGTAAACTAAGTGTATTAATTGGTGGGACTTTGAATAGCCAAACAACAACTAAGTTGGTGATTATGGCAAGTGGTTTTACAGACAACCAGTTAATGAATGTATTAAGCGCTGCTAAAAATGTGACAATATACAAGGATACTGAAGAGCAATATAAATATGCTGCTCTGTATGGAAGAGTAAATTATAATCTACACGAAAAATACTTTTTCAACCTAACAGGACGAAGAGATGGATCGAGCCGATTTGGTCCTAATCATCGGTTTGCAAATTTTGGTGCAGTTGGTGCCGCTTGGCTTTTTTCGAAAGAAAGTTTTCTACGTGAAGTATCATGGTTAAGTTTTGGGAAATTACGAGGAAGCTATGGGGTAACAGGCAATGATCAGATTGGAGATTATCAATACCTAAACACCTATAACATCAGTCAAAATGGATATGATGGGAATATACTATTGACAACAGCACGCTTGTATAATCCTGATTTTTCGTGGGAGAAAAATAAAAAGTTGGAATTTGCTTTAGAAACAGCTTTCCTAAAAAATAGAATTAACCTAACGCTAAATTATTATCAAAACCGATCAAATAACCAATTGGTTGGCTATAGTTTACCCGCTATAACAGGTTTTACCTCTATACAAGCAAATTTGAATGCTGTTGTAGAAAATAAAGGTTGGGAAATGGATTTGCAAGTTGTTCCTATAAAATCTGCTAAATTTAACTGGTCAACTTCTTTTAATCTTACTATTCCTAAAAATAGATTAGTGGCATTTGATGGTTTAGAAAACACCTCCTATGCAAATATGTATGTGATTGGAAAATCATTGAACAGCAAGAAAATGTATCATCTGCAAAGGATAAATCCAACAACTGGTTTGTATGAGTTTACAGATTATAATGGTGATGGAAAGATAACCGCAATAGAAGATAAACAACAAGTTGTTTCATTAGATCCTTCTTTTTATGGAGGGTTCTCCAATTCTGTTTCTTATGAAAACTTTAATATCGAGCTCTTTTTTCAATTTGTCAAGAAAAAAGGATTTAATGAATTCTATGGGACTACTATGCCGGGCACAATGAATAATCAGCCTGCTTCTGTATTAAATCAGTTTCCAAATGGGGTAATTCAGAATTATTCAAGTGGCTCTAATTCCGCAGCGACAGTTGCTTATTCTAACTTTAATAACAGTGATGCAATGGTAACCGATACGTCTTTTATTCGATTGAAAAACGTGTCATTGTCTTATAAACTTCCTCTAAGTAAAAATCAGTCCAATCAATATGTGATTTATGTGCAAGGTCAGAACGTATGGACATTGAGTAAGTATAAATACGGTGATCCAGAGCAAACAACTGGTTTTCTTCCTCCTTTGAGAAGAATTTCAATAGGATTTAAAGCTAATTTTTAA
- a CDS encoding RagB/SusD family nutrient uptake outer membrane protein: MKKYQNIVSYSLFVFLIGNTIISCENFVELDSPKGQLNQKDVFENNQTAQAAVSTLYALLRDNSLIAGNFSSAGFYMGIYSDELDNYTTANSVTDLFYKHQIIPTNSGVKEVWTSSYKVIYECNAVIEGVEKSKGLTYEQKKQYKAEALFIRSLTYFYLTNLFGDIPFITTTDYTINQKSSKTNHQNILLKIEEDLIESKQQLGELTSVTSNLRANKYNVTALLARLYIYQEKWEKAESESTELINSGKFQLESDLNKEFLKESSSTLFQLKAKVEGGNSNEGGIYIFEAGPPPNASLSPHLFESFEPTDLRKQQWTKQITTNGKNWVMPFKYKEKYATTTSKEYTIVFRLAEQILIRAEARLRLGNLNGSKEDINSIRKRAGLTPITTSSSQDIFEAIVTERQHELFTEHGHRWFDLKRWKLADQVLSPIKANWKATDVLLPIPEAELLINPNLLPQNQGY; this comes from the coding sequence ATGAAAAAATATCAAAACATAGTAAGCTATTCTTTATTCGTTTTCCTAATAGGAAATACGATAATAAGTTGTGAGAATTTTGTGGAATTGGATTCTCCAAAAGGACAATTGAACCAAAAAGATGTATTTGAAAATAACCAAACAGCACAAGCCGCCGTTAGCACTTTATATGCATTATTACGTGATAATAGCTTAATAGCTGGGAATTTCTCTAGTGCTGGTTTTTACATGGGAATTTATTCAGACGAATTAGACAACTATACTACTGCTAACAGCGTGACGGATTTATTTTACAAACATCAAATTATCCCTACAAATAGTGGTGTGAAAGAGGTTTGGACAAGTTCCTATAAAGTAATATACGAATGCAATGCGGTAATAGAAGGAGTTGAAAAATCAAAAGGATTGACTTATGAGCAAAAGAAACAATACAAAGCTGAGGCACTATTTATCCGCTCGTTAACTTATTTCTATTTAACCAATTTATTTGGAGATATTCCATTTATTACGACAACAGATTATACGATTAATCAGAAGAGTTCAAAAACAAATCATCAAAATATACTTCTTAAAATCGAAGAAGATCTTATTGAATCTAAACAACAATTAGGTGAGCTTACATCGGTTACAAGTAACCTTAGGGCGAACAAATATAATGTTACAGCATTATTAGCACGTCTATACATCTACCAAGAGAAATGGGAAAAAGCTGAAAGCGAATCAACTGAATTGATCAATTCTGGAAAATTCCAGTTAGAGAGTGATTTGAATAAAGAGTTTTTGAAAGAAAGTAGTTCTACACTATTTCAATTAAAAGCTAAAGTAGAAGGTGGAAATTCTAATGAAGGTGGTATTTACATTTTTGAAGCTGGTCCTCCTCCTAATGCATCTTTATCCCCTCACCTATTTGAATCTTTTGAGCCAACTGATTTGAGAAAACAACAATGGACAAAACAAATTACTACTAATGGGAAAAATTGGGTAATGCCCTTCAAATACAAAGAGAAGTATGCGACAACAACAAGTAAAGAATATACCATAGTTTTTAGACTTGCTGAACAGATTTTAATTCGAGCTGAAGCACGATTGAGATTAGGCAACTTGAATGGATCAAAAGAGGATATAAATAGTATTCGAAAAAGAGCTGGATTAACGCCTATCACAACTTCATCTTCTCAAGATATTTTTGAAGCTATTGTAACGGAACGTCAACATGAATTATTTACAGAACATGGCCATCGTTGGTTTGATTTGAAACGATGGAAATTGGCAGATCAAGTCTTAAGTCCGATAAAAGCAAATTGGAAAGCAACTGATGTATTATTACCAATTCCGGAAGCTGAACTCTTAATTAATCCAAATTTGTTACCACAAAACCAAGGCTATTAA
- a CDS encoding DoxX family protein, producing the protein MVIKILNSILILFAVFMGIKHGWNMLTAKPEMLEMFGKWNFSKNAVMINGIVTLLASVLILFPKTFIWGNFLMAAGILMIICLQLLNKDLKGVAIEIPFLLLNLVIIYLQHPLKNN; encoded by the coding sequence ATGGTTATAAAAATTCTAAACTCAATTTTAATTCTTTTTGCTGTGTTTATGGGAATAAAGCACGGTTGGAATATGCTCACTGCAAAACCCGAAATGCTGGAAATGTTCGGTAAATGGAATTTCAGTAAAAATGCTGTGATGATAAACGGAATAGTAACTTTGTTAGCTTCGGTTTTAATCTTGTTTCCGAAAACTTTTATTTGGGGAAATTTTCTGATGGCAGCTGGAATTCTGATGATAATCTGTTTGCAATTACTAAACAAAGACCTAAAAGGCGTTGCTATAGAAATCCCCTTTTTATTGCTTAATTTGGTTATCATCTACTTGCAACATCCTTTAAAAAACAATTAA
- a CDS encoding type 1 glutamine amidotransferase domain-containing protein: MSNTNNVIRRTATHTYPKKKILCLVSNTADLHGIKVGFFAEEMTRPFFDFIQAGYDVDVCSPRGGSVQFDAHSNPENPESGYQNDLISIGFVYHKEFGKWMQNTKSIAEIDIAEYDAICVAGGGAPLITFKDDDKLHQLIANFYEAEKIVCLICHGTSLLLWTKLSNGTLLADGKTWTGFADSEEEMVNQMFGMTVNDYTIETEARKNPNTNFEVAGALEPFAVRDGRLITAQQQHSSFLASQLVIESLSE, encoded by the coding sequence ATGAGTAATACAAATAATGTAATCAGAAGAACAGCAACACACACTTATCCAAAGAAAAAAATACTTTGTTTGGTTTCTAACACAGCAGACTTGCACGGTATAAAAGTTGGATTTTTTGCAGAAGAAATGACAAGACCTTTCTTTGATTTTATCCAAGCAGGATATGACGTAGATGTTTGTTCTCCAAGAGGAGGATCTGTGCAATTTGATGCACACAGCAATCCTGAAAACCCTGAAAGTGGTTATCAAAATGATTTAATTAGTATTGGGTTTGTATATCATAAAGAATTTGGGAAATGGATGCAAAACACAAAATCAATTGCTGAAATTGATATTGCAGAATATGACGCTATTTGCGTGGCAGGTGGTGGAGCACCACTAATCACTTTTAAAGATGATGATAAATTACATCAACTAATTGCAAATTTTTATGAAGCAGAAAAAATCGTTTGTCTGATTTGCCACGGAACAAGTTTGCTTTTATGGACAAAATTAAGCAATGGCACTTTACTTGCTGATGGAAAAACCTGGACAGGTTTTGCAGATAGTGAAGAAGAAATGGTCAATCAAATGTTCGGAATGACTGTCAATGATTATACCATTGAAACTGAAGCTCGTAAAAATCCCAACACTAATTTTGAAGTTGCAGGAGCATTAGAACCTTTTGCAGTAAGAGATGGAAGACTGATTACAGCTCAACAACAACACAGTAGCTTTTTAGCTTCTCAATTGGTTATCGAATCATTATCTGAATAG
- a CDS encoding nSTAND3 domain-containing NTPase — MEYDFSKLNDREFEILAASVIEKTLTTKVEIFKSGRDGGVDGRFWIGNGKEGIIQCKHYLETPYTQLILKLKTDELAKVKKLNPSKYIFVTSQKLSRINKQEIKNIFQPYIITESDIWGKEDLNTFLSKRENQDIVERNYKLWITSTTVLEILYNSAIKGRSQSTIREIEEKSHRYIVTENHNKGLTILEENNVVILTGEPGIGKTTLANNLVINYIAKGYEFCDIEENISEAESLFRENEEKKILYYCDDFLGSNMYDAVNNKKDSHIVKFINRIRKDNNKKFILTSRTNILNKAYSLSHIFQNLKIRDNEFLLTIENLNNIDKAKILYNHIYHSKLSEQFIDVIYKNKRYKDIIKHRNFNPRIIEFITDSSVIGNIMPDNYWEHIIKSLDKPEIIWEGYFQNQTDDFVRALTFLTVFNNGKINEDNLRDSYNKYLNIHPVNFGDNSDKSFESVRKLATKSLLNRNQVNDENYEYVLFNPSIADFVLSAYAKEIDLICNILKSLDNQVSIDYLHTLLISKKIANKYKSKILENLFDFFFESKLKDEDWDFLISLSYIDFLNDKVNKRIETFLNTLVNANNPKGEKLWELLMILSDFEPQIKFNNFRFLYNFISDIYDEDSLKKLFDFVDLNNIEDEHILMQIDILLDRYLRSIVDNNDLDIDYAKYINQSYNYYESYPEIDIDINGVEDEIRENLDSFLDGFNENVLEKISFSTSSIVSEIDVDSKVTRFLESYEPEYDRDAHGGYYYGSSGEDDIDAIFER, encoded by the coding sequence ATGGAATATGACTTCTCTAAATTAAATGATCGAGAATTTGAAATTTTAGCGGCTTCTGTTATTGAGAAAACACTTACTACTAAAGTGGAAATTTTTAAATCTGGAAGAGATGGTGGTGTTGATGGTAGATTTTGGATTGGAAATGGAAAAGAAGGAATTATACAATGTAAACATTATTTAGAAACTCCCTACACTCAATTAATTTTAAAATTAAAGACTGACGAATTAGCTAAAGTAAAAAAGCTAAATCCAAGTAAATATATTTTTGTTACTTCTCAAAAACTTTCAAGAATTAACAAACAGGAAATCAAAAACATTTTTCAACCTTACATTATAACAGAAAGCGATATTTGGGGAAAAGAAGATTTAAATACTTTTTTATCTAAAAGAGAAAATCAAGATATCGTCGAAAGAAATTACAAACTATGGATTACAAGTACGACAGTATTAGAAATCCTCTATAACAGCGCTATAAAAGGTAGAAGCCAAAGTACGATACGAGAAATTGAAGAAAAATCACATAGATATATAGTAACAGAAAATCACAATAAAGGATTAACAATATTAGAAGAAAATAATGTTGTCATTTTGACTGGTGAACCAGGAATTGGAAAAACAACACTCGCTAACAATTTGGTAATTAATTACATTGCTAAGGGATATGAATTTTGTGATATTGAAGAAAATATCAGTGAAGCAGAAAGTTTATTTCGTGAAAATGAAGAAAAGAAAATACTTTATTATTGCGATGATTTTTTAGGAAGTAATATGTATGATGCTGTCAACAATAAAAAAGATTCCCATATTGTAAAATTTATTAATAGAATTAGAAAGGATAATAACAAAAAATTTATTCTTACATCTAGAACGAACATTTTGAATAAAGCTTATAGCTTAAGTCATATTTTTCAAAATTTAAAAATTCGTGATAATGAATTTTTACTAACTATTGAAAATTTGAATAATATTGACAAAGCAAAAATTCTTTATAATCATATCTATCATTCAAAATTATCAGAACAATTTATTGATGTTATATATAAAAACAAAAGATATAAGGATATAATAAAACATAGAAATTTTAATCCACGAATAATAGAATTTATTACTGACTCTTCAGTTATTGGCAATATTATGCCCGATAATTATTGGGAACATATTATTAAAAGTCTAGATAAACCTGAAATTATTTGGGAAGGCTATTTTCAAAATCAAACTGACGACTTTGTAAGAGCTCTTACATTCTTAACTGTTTTTAATAATGGAAAAATAAATGAAGATAATTTGCGAGATTCTTACAATAAATATCTAAATATTCACCCAGTAAATTTTGGTGATAATTCTGATAAAAGTTTTGAGTCAGTTAGAAAGTTAGCAACAAAATCATTATTGAATAGGAATCAAGTAAACGATGAGAACTATGAGTATGTTCTATTTAATCCTTCTATAGCAGATTTCGTTCTAAGTGCGTATGCAAAAGAAATTGATTTAATTTGTAATATTCTTAAGTCTTTAGATAACCAGGTTTCTATTGATTATTTACATACCTTATTAATATCAAAAAAAATTGCCAATAAATATAAGTCTAAAATTTTAGAAAATTTGTTTGATTTCTTCTTCGAAAGTAAATTGAAAGATGAAGATTGGGATTTTTTAATTTCTCTTTCTTACATTGACTTTCTTAATGATAAAGTTAATAAAAGAATAGAAACCTTTTTGAACACATTAGTAAATGCAAATAACCCGAAAGGTGAGAAATTATGGGAATTATTAATGATTTTATCAGATTTTGAACCCCAAATTAAATTCAATAATTTTAGATTCCTATATAATTTCATAAGTGATATATATGATGAAGACTCATTAAAAAAACTATTCGATTTTGTAGATTTAAACAATATTGAAGATGAACATATTTTAATGCAAATTGATATTTTACTTGATCGATACCTAAGAAGCATTGTTGATAATAATGATTTAGATATTGATTATGCAAAGTACATTAATCAATCTTACAACTATTATGAAAGTTATCCTGAAATAGATATTGATATAAATGGTGTTGAAGATGAAATAAGGGAAAATCTTGATTCCTTTTTAGATGGATTTAATGAAAATGTACTAGAAAAAATTTCATTCTCTACGTCAAGTATAGTCTCAGAAATAGATGTAGACTCAAAAGTTACGAGATTTTTAGAAAGTTATGAACCTGAATACGATAGAGATGCTCACGGAGGTTATTATTATGGAAGTTCAGGAGAAGATGATATTGACGCAATATTTGAACGTTAA
- a CDS encoding SDR family oxidoreductase has translation MARNDLNGKVVLIAGGAKNLGGLLSRDFAAKGAKVAIHYNSDSTKAEAEKTLADIQNTGGEAFLFQADLTDVKNITKLFDATIEKFGGIDIAINTVGKVLKKPFADTTEAEYDSMSDINAKVAYFFIQEAGKKLNDNGKINTIVTSLLAAFTGYYSTYAGAKAPVEHFTRAASKEFGSRGISVTAVAPGPMDTPFFYGQESDDAVAYHKQASDLGGLTDIKDIAPLVEFLVTDGWWITGQTIFANGGYTTR, from the coding sequence ATGGCAAGAAATGATTTAAACGGAAAAGTAGTTCTAATTGCAGGAGGTGCAAAAAATTTAGGAGGTTTATTAAGTCGTGATTTTGCGGCTAAAGGAGCAAAAGTTGCTATTCATTATAATAGTGATAGTACAAAAGCAGAAGCAGAAAAAACATTAGCTGATATTCAGAATACAGGTGGAGAAGCGTTTTTATTTCAGGCTGATTTGACGGATGTAAAAAACATCACCAAACTTTTTGATGCAACAATCGAAAAATTCGGAGGAATTGATATTGCTATAAATACAGTTGGAAAAGTACTGAAAAAACCTTTTGCAGACACAACCGAAGCAGAATATGACAGTATGAGTGATATTAATGCAAAAGTTGCTTATTTCTTTATTCAGGAAGCAGGAAAAAAACTGAACGATAACGGAAAAATTAACACAATTGTAACTTCGTTATTGGCTGCATTTACAGGATATTATTCAACTTATGCAGGAGCTAAAGCACCAGTAGAACATTTTACCAGAGCTGCTTCCAAAGAATTTGGTTCAAGAGGAATTTCGGTAACAGCAGTTGCACCCGGACCAATGGACACTCCGTTTTTCTATGGACAAGAAAGCGATGATGCAGTAGCTTATCACAAACAAGCTTCTGATTTGGGGGGACTTACAGACATCAAAGACATCGCACCTTTAGTTGAATTTTTGGTAACTGATGGTTGGTGGATTACAGGTCAGACGATTTTTGCAAACGGAGGTTATACCACAAGATAA
- a CDS encoding nuclear transport factor 2-like protein, whose protein sequence is MKKLFIILFCSFVLTSCGQTQNTNQTENQNTKKMQDETVLKPVKTLIEAMQSENAELIRAQFSETATQAYGADGVMKTAEETKKWFESDIISRQGKVANPQYTVISENQVVVTGQYSSIGYTNKADFLFTVENGLITSWRMRY, encoded by the coding sequence ATGAAAAAATTATTTATCATTTTGTTTTGTTCATTTGTACTTACTTCTTGTGGACAAACACAAAATACCAATCAAACAGAAAATCAAAATACAAAAAAAATGCAGGACGAAACCGTATTAAAACCCGTAAAAACATTGATTGAAGCAATGCAATCAGAAAATGCTGAACTTATCAGAGCTCAATTTTCGGAAACAGCCACTCAAGCCTATGGTGCGGATGGAGTGATGAAAACAGCCGAAGAAACCAAAAAATGGTTTGAAAGCGATATAATCAGTCGTCAAGGTAAAGTTGCGAATCCTCAATATACTGTGATTAGTGAAAATCAGGTTGTTGTTACAGGACAATATTCAAGTATCGGTTATACAAACAAAGCAGATTTTTTGTTCACTGTTGAAAACGGATTGATAACAAGTTGGAGAATGAGATATTAA
- a CDS encoding helix-turn-helix domain-containing protein produces MKENYTTYYKLIGEKIKKKRKEKGLTQKQVAEKIPKFDRSKISDIENGKEDFLFSTLLKICDALDISLKELID; encoded by the coding sequence ATGAAAGAAAATTATACAACTTATTACAAGCTAATCGGTGAAAAAATAAAGAAAAAAAGAAAAGAAAAGGGACTAACTCAAAAACAAGTAGCTGAAAAAATTCCAAAATTTGATAGATCAAAAATCAGCGATATAGAAAATGGTAAAGAAGATTTTTTATTTTCTACTCTATTAAAAATCTGTGACGCTTTAGATATTAGTCTTAAAGAATTAATAGATTAG
- a CDS encoding helix-turn-helix domain-containing protein: protein MKNTEQNILIRSKEITENYFQFLDKHIADVVSGKIDKFMEINQISSELFISHKHLTDTVQKETGNHPCHFYDLKIIDEAKKMLSQSDKSISEIARILTYDPSNFSKFFKKFVGKTPGQFRKENKK, encoded by the coding sequence ATGAAAAATACCGAACAAAACATATTAATCCGAAGCAAAGAAATTACCGAAAACTATTTTCAGTTTTTGGACAAACACATTGCAGATGTGGTTTCGGGAAAAATTGATAAATTTATGGAAATCAACCAAATATCCAGTGAATTATTCATTTCTCATAAGCATTTGACAGATACTGTTCAAAAAGAAACAGGAAATCATCCCTGTCATTTTTATGATTTGAAAATTATTGATGAAGCCAAAAAAATGCTTTCTCAATCAGATAAATCCATATCTGAAATAGCGAGAATTTTGACGTATGACCCGTCTAATTTTTCAAAATTCTTTAAAAAATTTGTCGGAAAAACCCCAGGACAATTCCGAAAGGAAAATAAAAAATAA